The Chitinimonas arctica region GAAGCCGCCAAGGCGCGTGCTACCGTAACCAAGAAAGCCATCGAAGAAAAGACCTCGACCGCCAATGCCTACCAGCTGATCGACAAGCTGCCCGGCATCAATGCCCACTCGCAAGACGGCAGCGGCTTGTTCGGCGGTACCCTGACCGTGCGCGGCTTCTCCGCCAGTCAAATGGGTTTCACCGTGAACGGCGCCCCCGTCAACGACTCGGGCGGCTACGAGGTTTACCCGATGGAATACGTCGATTCGGAAAACCTTGAGGAAATCTTCGTTACCCAAGGCACCACCGACAACGACGCACCCCATATCGGCGCCACCGGCGGCAACGTGGGCCTGGTGCTGCAAAAGCCGCAGGACGCCTTCCGTCTGCGCCTGACCCAGACCATGGGCATGAACAGCCTTTACAAGACCTTTGCCCGTATCGATACCGGCAAGACCGGTCCGGTCAAATCGTTTATCTCGATCTCCGACTCGCACGGCAACAAATGGCGCGGCGAAGGCCGGGCACGGCGCTTCCATATCGATGCCAACACCATGTGGAACCTGGGTGGCGGCAGCGAGATTTCGGGCGCGGTAATGTACAACAAGATGGACAACCATTTCTTGCGCCGCGCGCGCATGACCGACTGGCAAGCCAACCGCGAATATGACTACGATGCCAAATTCGCCGGCCGCCAGATCCGTCCCGGCGTGGCCGACAACGAAAGCGGCTTGACCAACTATTTCGAGCTGAACCGCAACCCCTTCGAGAACTACCAGGTGACCCTGAAGAGCAAGTTCATGCTCTCCAACAACCTCAGCCTCGATATCGATCCCTACTTCTGGCACGGCAAGGGCGGCGGCAGCAGCGGCACCACCCTGAACGAAACCAGCTACACCAGCGGCATGACCGGCTGCCCGAACGGCCGGCCCGGCCGCGACCTGAACGGCGATGGCGATTGCCTGGACACCAATGTGCTGGGCTACACCATCTCCAAGACCGTGACGGATCGTCCCGGTGTGACCGCGCGCCTGAACTGGGCAGTGAGCGGCCACAAATTGATGGCGGCCGTATGGTATGAAGCGGCCCGTCACCGTCAGACCCGCCCGGTCGTGGCGGTCGGCGCCAACGGCATCCCGCTCGACATCTGGGCGGATGAATCGATCACTCGCGCCGATGGCAGCGCATACAACGGTTTCTCCGGCGGCCTGGCCCGCAACTGGAAGACCAACACCACGGTGACCCAGCTGACCCTGCAGGATGGCTTCGACGTGGGCGACAACTTGAGCTTCCTGCTGGGCGTGCGTACGCCTCGGACCGAACGGGAAGCCATCAGCTACGGTGCCGGTTCCGAAGCCGAACAGGCCGCCTTCGTCCGCGAACGCGGCGGCCAGGGCGGCGCGGTGAGCGATACCCGTCGCTGGAACCAGGTGTTGCCGAACATCTCGGCCAAGTACGCCATCAACGAGCGCAGCCACGCCTTCGTCGCCATCTCGAAGAATGCCAAGACCCCGGCCAACTTCAGCCTGTTCGAATCGATCCAGGACAACAAGCTGGTCGGCGCCGACAGCCGCTTCACCAGCCGCGAACTGGCACCGGAAAAGTCGCTGAACGTTGACCTTGGCTATCGCTATCAGGGCGATTCCTTCAATTTCAACGGCTCGGTCTTCCTGGTCAACTTCAAGGATCGTCAATCGCAACGTACCGACGATGACGGCACCAAGCGTAACTACAACGTGGGCGACACCAAGAAGCGCGGCTTCGAACTGGAATTCGGCACCAGCCAGCGCAAGGGCGTGTCCTTCTACGGTTCGGCCAGCTTTATCCGCGAACGCCTGTCGGACGACTTCGTGCAGTACGTAGGCGTCAACAGGGCCGCCACCGGCACCACGCCGGAAACCCGCGCCGCACAGGTTGCCCTGCCGACCGCCGGCAAGACCATGACCGATGCACCGAAGTGGCTGCTGGGCATGGGCGCCAACTACCAGAAGGGTGGCTTTGCCGCCGGCCTGGGCGCCAAGTACACCGGCAAGCGCTACGGCGACCTGATGAACCAGGAAGTCGTGCCCAGCTCCACGGTCTGGGACCTGAACATGGCCTATAAGTTCGCCAGCATCGCGGCCATGAAGCGGCCTACCGTGCGCGTCGCGGTCAGCAACCTGTTCGACAAGAACTACCTGGGCGGTATCCCCACCACTCAGATCAACGCCCAGAAGCTCGACGTCAACAACGGTCTGCGGGTGATCGATCCGGGCAAGAATGTAGCCTTGTCGGTGGCCGGTTCGGCGCCAAGCTACGATATCGGTTCGCCGCGCTTCGTCAGCGTATCGTTCACCGCCGATTTCTAAGCGGATAACGAAAGCCTGATCGCAAAACGGCGACTACCCAGGTAGTCGCCGTTTTTGCGTACCTGCCCCCGGCAAGGTGGTTTTCCCATGAGGAGGAATAAAGATGAAGATGCAGTACCTGTTACTTTGTGCCGCACTCGGCCTGGGCGCGCAAGCCGCCGAACTGGCGGCAGGACCCATGGCGGGACCGCCCAGCATGCGCGGCGTGACCCTATGGCTGCAGGCCGATGGAGCGGCACGCGCCGCCATCGAATACTGGCCGGAAGATAGCCAGGCCAGCAAAAGGCGCAGCGCGCCCGTGACGCTGGACGCCAGCGAGCAGTTCGCCGGCAAGATCAGTTTGTTCGGCCTGGAGCCCGGCCGGCGTTACGGCTACCGGGTGGTGCTGAACGACAAGCCGGCCGGCAAGCAGACCTATCGCTTCGCCACCCAGGAACTGTGGCAGTGGCGCAAGGACGCACCCGATTTCACCGTACTGGCGGGTTCCTGCAACTACGGCAACGAGCCCGGCTACGACCGCCCGGGCAAGCCCTATGGCGACCACCATCTGACCGTGTTCAAGACCATGGCGGCGCAGAATCCCGACCTGACCCTGTGGCTGGGCGACAATCTGTACTACCGCGAAGTGGATTTCAGCCCGGAAGGCATGGCTTATCGCTGGCAGCGCGACCGCAGCCAGGGATATCTGCAGCCGTTGCTGCAACTGGGCGCCCATGCGGCGATCTGGGACGACCACGATTACGGCCCCAACGATGCCAACAGCAGCTTTGTGCTCAAGGGCGAGTCGCTCAAGCTACAGAAGCGCTATTGGGCCAACCCCAGCTATGGCCTGCCCGAAACGCCAGGTGTGTTCACCACTTTCAGCTTCAACGACGTCGATTTCTTTATGTTGGACGATCGCTATTGGCGCGACGACAACCGCTTCCCGGACGCTGCCGACAAGGCCATGTTCGGTCGCGAACAGATGCGTTGGCTGAAAAACGCCTTGCTGGCGTCCACCGCACCGTTCAAGGTGATCGCGGGCGGCACCCAGTTGATGAACAAATCCGGCCAGAGCGATTCCTGGCACGATTTCCCGGTCGAGCGGGACGATTTCATCGAATTCCTCAACAAGACCAAGCTGGAAGGGGTGCTGTTCCTCTCCGGTGACGTACATCGCAGCGAGTTGACCAAGGTCGAACGGTCAGGCGCCTATCCGCTCTACGACCTCACTTGTTCGCCGATGACCTCGGGCATCTATGTGGACAAGCGACAAAGCGAGCGCGCCAACCTGGTGCCGGGCACCTCGGTCATGGGCGAGCGCAATTTCTGCCAGCTGCGCTTCGAAGGCAGCAAGGCGGAACGGCGTTTGTTGCTGCGGGTGTACAACGACAAAGGCGAGCTGAAATGGGAAAAGCCGCTGAGCCGGAAGGAATTGACTTACCAATAGGGTTCGAAGCGAAACGGCAATCTCGCAATGGGATTGCCGTTTTTATGGCTTTGTCCCGCAAGGATGCGCTGTGACAGGCGTGCTCCGAGTTGGAACCGGAAGCCATACATAAGCGTACTCGCAAAGGTATCAGCGGTGGCGCCGCAGCAACTGGGCACGAAACTCGGCGGCGAATTCTGCCGCGTTGGAATATTGCTGACCTGTGCCGCTGTTGAGACCTTCCATCACCAGATCATGAATATGCTGCTCTTCTTCGTCCCGTGGGTCATTGCTGGCAGGAACTTCGGGAAGTGGTATCAATTCGGCCGGATCAAGGGCTTTGCGCTTCAAATTTGGCATGGGGTGCTTTTAAAAGCTTCTCGTCTGGATTCTAATTGGCGTTTTAGCGGCCCGACGCCTGTTCTTATTGCCTATATGGCATGCATCAGCTCGCAATTAAACTAGACAACCAATTTAGGCTACCAGATTGATACAAGAAGGCGCTTTCGAAAAATGACCCTGTCAGGCAGTCCTGCACTGTAGCTACCAAGCCCAGCAACTACCGCCAAAGTTTGTACGGCGATGGCGGCGGCGCGTTGCTGGCCAACGATCTGTGGCTCAATGTGACCAATCGCAAGCCCGCCGGGCCACGACAAAACGCTTGCCCGCCAGCACTTTCGAACACGTATTTAGCAAAACCTGAGCGTTCAGCGCCCCATCTTGAGGCAGCGTAACAGTTCAGCTTGTTGTTCCTATCCCGGACCCCCTATTTAACCCGGGATATGAATACTGGTGGCATGCTTGACCTCCTCCATCACCGCATAGGTATGCGTCTCCCGCACCCCGGGCAAGCTCAGTAGCGTATTGCCCAGAAAGTCGCGATAAGCCTTCATATCGCGCACCCGGGCCTTGACCAGATAGTCGAAGCCACCGGCCACCAGATGGCATTCCTGCACCTCCGGCCGGTCGGTCACCGCCAGTTTGAAGCGCTCGAACACCTCGGGCGTGGTGCGGTCCAGCAGGACCTCCACGAATACCAGTAGGCCGGCATCCAGTTTTTCGGGGTTGAGGCGCGCGCCATAGCCGAGGATATAGGCATCGCGGGTCAGCCTCTTCACCCGCTCCAGGCAGGCGGTGGGCGACAGGCCGATGCGTTTGGCCAGGTCGATATTGGCGATACGGCCATCTTCCTGCAATTCGCGCAGTATCTTGCGGTCGATGCGGTCCAATCCATTATTCATTGGTTTTTAATCCGGCATTCTTTAAATTGACTGGATTTTATGCTGTTTTCAACCATGAAAACAGCAGCACATTCGGTGGCGACCACAGTAGCATTCGTCCCGTTCTTACTTGACGTTCGCACCTGTCGGCAGGCGGCGGACGCAGGCGGTCGCCGAACCGGCCTTTGCCCCGCGAGGGCCGGTTCGGAGGCGACGGGAACGGGCAACGTATCCAAAAGAACGTGGGGTTATCCACCCCGGCCCGGACCCAAGCCGACCCGCGCAGCGTGATCTCGCTGCGCGGGTCTTGTTACATATGGGTGCGGCAAGCCTTGTGCGTTGCCGCCTTCCAAAGGCAAACCAGGCGATTCCGATGACTCCGCTTTACCCTGACCTACCCAGTAGCCTGGCCAGCTTTGCCGGCATCCGCGACAACCTGTTCCGCGACGAGGCGGAGGCGATAGGCAGCCTGTTGCCGCTGGCGCGGCTGGATGAGCAGGCCGAAAAGGCCGTGCATGTGCGCACGCTATCGCTGGCGCAAGGTGTGCGCCAGGCGGCCAGCAAGAACCACTTCGAAGCCTTCCTGCAAAGCTATGGCCTGGGCAGCGAAGAAGGGGTGGCCTTGATGGCGCTGGCCGAAGCCCTGCTGCGTATCCCCGATACCAATACCCAGGACCAGCTGATCCGCGATCTGCTGGAAAGCCGCGACTGGCGCCGTTCGCAAACCGCCACCTGGCTGGTCAGCGCGGCCAGCCGCGCCTTGCTGTTCACCGACAGCTGGATCGACGCCAGCGAGGGCCGCCACTGGTTCGACCGGCTGTTGCGCAAGATGGGCGAGCCTGTCCTCCGCAGTGCCATGAAGGCCGGCATGAAGGTGATGGCCAATAACTTCGTGGTGGGCGAAACCATCGAGGAAGCGCTCAATAACGCCGACAAACGCTGGCGCTATTCCTACGACATGCTGGGCGAGGCGGCGCTGACCAATGCCGATGCCGAAGCCTATTTCCGTGCCTACCACGAGGCCATCGCCGCCCTGGGCCGCCGCGAGGACAAGCAGCAGGGCTTTGCCCGCCAGTCCATCTCGGTAAAGCTGTCGGCCATCCATCCGCGCTATGAATTTGCCCAGCTGGAACGGGTGCAGACCGAACTGTATGGCCGTCTGCTCGATTTGGCCCAGGCCGCCGCCAAGGCCGACCTGGTCTTCAGCATCGATGCCGAGGAAAGCGAGCGGCTGGAAATTTCCCTGTGGCTGTACGAGCGGCTGCTGCGCGAACCGAGCCTGAAGAACTGGCGCGGCCTGGGTCTGGTGGTGCAGGCCTACCAGAAGCGGGCGCCGTTCGTGATCGATTGGCTGGCCGAGCTGGCCGCCGACACCGGCCGCGTGTTGCCCATCCGGCTGGTGAAGGGCGCTTATTGGGATAGCGAGATCAAGCGGGCCCAGCAAAACGGCCTGGCCGGCTATCCGGTCTACACCCGCAAGCATCACACCGACGTGGCCTACCTGGCCTGCGCGCGCAAGCTGCTCGACCATGGTCCCGAGCGGTTCTATCCGCAGTTCGCCAGCCACAACGCCCAAACCCTCAGCTGGATCGTGGAAGCCACCCGCAATCGCGGCAACTCCTTCGAGATCCAGCGCCTGCACGGCATGGGCGAAGCCCTCCATTCCCAGATCCACGAGCGGGAAGGGGTGGCCAGCCGCGTCTATGCGCCGGTAGGCCGCTTCCACGCCTTGCTGCCCTACCTGGTGCGGCGCCTGCTGGAAAACGGCGCCAACTCCTCCTTTGTCCACCAGTTGGCCGACACCCGCGTGCCGCTGGAAAGCATCGCCGATAACCCGGCGCAGACCGTTGCCCGCCAAGCCGTTACGCCAGGCGTAAAGGCCCCCTGCGATGTCTTCGCGCCACGCCGCAACAGCCAAGGATTTGCCATGACCGATATCGTTACGCTCGAACCGCTGCGCCAGCGCCTTGCCGCGCTGGAGTCCGGTACCTTCCACGCCACCCCCATCGTCGGTGGCCAACGCCCGGCCGGCACCGGCCAGCCGCGTGTCAGCCCAATCGACCTGGAACGCAAGATCGGTACCCTGGTGGCGACCGATGCCGCCGCCGTGGCAAAGGCCCTGGACCTGGCCGATGCGGCGCAGGACGGCTGGGCCGACCAAGCGCCTACCGCGCGGGCTGCCCTGCTGGAGAAAGCCGCCGATCTATTGGAAGCGCGCCAGGACGAATTCCTGTGGCTGTTGAGCCGCGAAGCCGGCAAGACCCTGCCCGATGCGCTGGGCGAACTGCGCGAAGCAGTGGACTATTGCCGCTTCTACGCCCATGAAGCCCGCCGCCTGATGGGTGCCGCCATTGCCTTGCCGGGCGTGACCGGCGAGAGCAACGAGCTGCGCCTGAGCGGCCGTGGTCCCTTTATCGCCATCGCGCCGTGGAATTTCCCGCTGGCGATCTTCCTGGGCCAGATCACCGCCGCGCTGGCCGCCGGTAACACCGTGATCGCCAAGCCCTCGCGCCGCACGCCGCTGATCGGTATGCGCGCCATCGAGGCGCTGCTGGACGCCGGTATTCCGGCCGATGTGCTGCACTACCTGCCGGGCGAGTCCGGCGGCTTGTCCGACAAGCTGCTGGGCGACCCGCGCGTGGCCGGCGTCGCCTTTACCGGCTCGACCGGTGCTGCCTGGAAGATCAACCGCACCCTGGCCGCCCGCGACAGCAGCATCGCCAGCCTGATCGCCGAAACCGGCGGTTTGAATGCCATGATCGCCGATAGCTCCGCCCACGTGGAACAACTGATCATCGATGTATTGATGAGCGCCTTCAATTCGGCCGGCCAGCGCTGTTCCGCCCTGCGCATCCTGTTGGTACAGGACGATATCGCCGACCAGGTGATCGAGCGCTTGGGGCTGGCCATGCAGGAACTGCGCATGGGTGACCCGCTGCAATTGGCTACCGATGTCGGCCCCACCATCGACACCTTGTCGCAGCGCGATCTGCAGGCCTATTGCGACAAACTGGCCGGCACCGCCCGCCTGGTGGGACGCACGCCACAGCCGGCCGAGCTGTCCGGCGGCTGCTTCTTCGCCCCGCACGCATTCGAAGTGGCGCTGGATCAGCTGCCCACCTTCGAAACCTTCGGCCCGGTGCTGCATATTGCCCGCTTCAAGGGCGACCAGCTGGCCGACGCGGTACATCGCGTCAACAAGCTGGGCTTCGGCCTGACCATGGGTGTTCACACCCGCCTTGACAGCACGGTCGAGACCGTCCGCAAGCTGGCCAAGGTGGGCAATCTATACATCAATCGCAACCAGATCGGTGCCGTGGTGGGTTCGCAGCCCTTCGGCGGCGAAGGGCTCAGCGGCACGGGCTTCAAGGCCGGCGGTCCGCACTATCTGCTGCGCTTCGCGTGCGAGCGCACCGTCACCATCAACACCGCGGCGGTGGGTGGCAATGTCAAGCTGATGGCGGGTGGCGAGGGAGAACACGCTTAAGGCGTAATGGTGGTAGTAATACTCGCCGCGTGAGCGGGTGCGCATCCCCATTGGTGCGCATCCCGTTGCCGGCAGGTACCCATGACCGGTGGCGATGGCGCTGCCGGTCATTTTTTTAAAAGTTCACCGCCCTTGGTCTAGGATAAAGCGTCCTCATCTCCCCTGATAAGGCCGCTCCGTGTTCGATTTCAAAAGTATCAGTCTCAAACTGAACCTGCTGTTCGTGGCTATCGTCACCCTGGTCCTGGCCGCTTCAGGAGCTTACAACTATCACCGTACCGAGAGCGATCTGCTGGGACAGCGGCAAGCGGCTATCGCCAATATTCTCGACAGGCTGTCGCTTTCGCTGCCGGTGGCGGTCTGGAATTTCGATGCCACCCAGGCCGAGAGCATCGTCCGCTCCGAGATCAACCGCAGCTTCGTGCGCGGCATCTCGGTCAGTGCCGAGGACAAGGTCTTCCTCAGCCTGCGCCACGATATGGCCGGCAAGATCGAATCCGGCCCGATCAAGACCCTGGACAACGATGTCCGGCGTGCCGCCGATCTCCGCTACACCGCCAATGGTGCTACCCGCTCGGTGGGACGGGTGGATCTGTTCGTCAGCAATGCCGATATCGTCCAACAATTGCAGAGCCGGTTGCTGTTTATCGTCGGCCAGATCGTGGTCGTCGATATCATACTTATCCTCTCCCTCTTGCTGGCCTTGCGCAGCCTGGTGATCCGGCCCTTGCAGCGCGTGAACGGGGCCTTGGCCGCCATTGCCACCGGGCAGCTCAAAGCCCCTCCCGTGGTAGAGGGCCGCGACGAGATCGGTCAATTGGCGGCCGCCGTCACCAATATGAGCAATACCTTGGCCAGCGTGATCGGCAAGGTGCGCAATTCCACCGAACTGGTCAGCGATGCCGCCGCGCAGATCAGCGGCGCCGCCATGTCCTTGTCAGCCTCCAGCAGCAGCCAGGCCGCCAGCGTGGAGGAAACCAGCGCATCGATGGAACAGGTCACGGCTTCCGTGACGCAGAACACCGAAAATGCCCGCGCCACCGATGGCATCGCCATGCAGAACGTCGTACAGGCCGAATCGGGCGGGGATGCGGTGCGTCGTACCGTGCTGGCCATGAACCAGATCGCGCAAAAGATCGGCATCGTCGACGAGATCGCCTACCAGACCAATATGCTGGCCCTCAATGCCGCCATCGAAGCGGCCCGGGCGGGTGTGCACGGCAAGGGCTTCGCGGTGGTGGCACAGGAAGTGCGCAAGTTGGCCGAGCGCAGCCAGAGCGCCGCGCGCGAAATCGGCGAGTTGGCGAACGAAAGCGTGGTCATGGCCAACCAGGCAGGCGAACTGTTCGTGGTGATGGTGCCCAGTATCCGCAAGACCGCCGCCCTGGTGCAGGAGATTTCGGCTGCGTCCAGTGACCAGACCAACGGCATCGAACAGATCCATGCCGGTATCACCCAGATCAGTTTTTCCATGCAATCCAATGCCGCCGCGGCCGAGGAATTGTCCGCCACCGCCACGGCCATGACGGACCAGGCCGCCGAACTGCGCGAGATGGTCGCCTACTTCAAGACTTGACGGTAAACGCAGCGGAGCAGCCACCGGCAGGGAAAAGCAAGCGGACTGTGCCGGTTGCCGAAGGCCGTGCTCGGTTAAACTGCCCGGCCACCCCCTCCGTGCCTTGCCATGTCCACCACCCATACCGAACCGTCGCGCAGCGGTTTTATCCTATTGCTCGCCGGCCTGGCGATGTTCGGACCGTTCTCCATCGACACCGTCTTCCCCATGTTCCCGCAGATGGAACAGGCGCTGGGCATCGGCCCGGTGCAGATGCAACAGACCATCAGTGTCTACCTGTTTGCCTATGCCCTGATGTCGCTGCTGCACGGCCCTCTGTCGGATGCCTTGGGACGCCGGGTGGTGATCATGGCCGGGGTGGCGCTGTTCGTGGTGTCCTCGGTGGGATGTGCGCTATCCACTTCGCTGTGGCAGCTCCTGGCGTTCCGCGCCCTCCAGGGCATGTCGGCCGGATCAGGCCTGATCGTCGGCCGAGCCATCATCCGTGACCGATTTCACGGGGCGGAAGCGCAGCGGGTCATGTCGCGCATCACCATGGTATTCGGCGTGGCCCCGGCCATCGCACCCATTATCGGGGGGATGATAGGCACGCGCTTCGGTTGGGCTGCCATCTTCTGGTTCCTGACCTTGTTCGGCGTGCTTCTGCTGGCGACCTGCTGGCGCTGGCTGCCGGAAACGCATCCACGCAGCGCCCGCCTGCCGCTGACACCGGGGCCGCTGTTCGGCCGCTACCTGCAGATGCTGGCCAATCCGCGCTTCGTTTGGTTGAGCCTGTCGGGCGCCTTCAACTTCTCGACCCTGTTTATCTATATCTCGTCCGCACCGATGTTCGTGCTGACCCATCTCAAGCTGGGGCCAACCCAGTTCGGCTATTTCTTTGTGCCGGCCATCGCCGGCATGATGCTGGGCGCCTACTTCTCCGGGCGCCGGGCCGGCCGCCATACGCCGGCTTCGAACGTGCAACTGGCCTATCGCGTCATGCTGACCGCCGGCTTGATCAATGTGGCTTACTGCTTGTTCGCACCCTCGTTCGTCTGGCCGTGGGCGGTGATACCCGTCATGGTCAGCGGTGCGGGTATTTCCTTGGCCTTTCCGACCCTGACCTTGCTGCTGCTCGATCTCTATCCGCAGGAGCGCGGTACCGCATCGTCGCTGCAAGCCTTTATCCAATTGATGTTGAGCGCCGTGGTGGCAGGGCTGTTGTCGCCCTGGCTGGCGCAGCAACCGGTCTGGCTGGCGGCCGGTGCGGTCGGCTTCAGCGCGCTGGGCTTGCTGGCCTGGTATCTGGCGCGGCGCGCGGGCGTCAGCGCGCAGGTGGCGCTGTAAAGTCGGTTGTGAAATGCGCAAGCGGGGGAGAGCGCGCGGCCGGGCGAAAGCCTAAGCTGCGTCCGACCTGAAACGAAGCGGACCTGCCCAAAGCGCATGCGTAAAATCACCGAACTGTCCTACCGGGGCCGGATCAACCGGGTGACTGCCCATATCGAAGCCCACCTGGCCGAGCCATTGACCGGCGACAGCCTGGCCGAACTGGCGGCCTTGTCGCGCTTCCATTTCCATCGCATGTTTTGCGCCATGCTGGGTGAAACGCCGGCCCAGTATGTGCAACGCCGCCGCCTGCACCGGGCGGTGGATAGACTGCGAGGCAGCCAGGCCAGCGTCACGGCTATCGCGCTGGAATGCGGCTTCGATAGCGCACATGCCTTGGGCAAGGCCTTGCGGCGTAGCACCGGCATGAGCGCGACGGCTTTGCGCCTGGCCGCACGGGAAGGCGCCGCCCATCCGTTTCGGGTCTTTCGTCCTCAACCCGCCCGGAAAGACAGACATATGCTCCAGCCACAGTTCAAGGATTTTCCCAGCCGCACCATTCTGGTTGCGACCGAATTCGGTATCTTCGATAACGATGCCGGCGCTGCCGCGCGCCGCGCGATCCAGCGTTTGGAACAATTTGTCGATGCGCATCCGGTTTGGCGCGATCATATGCGAGGTTGCCTCGCCTACAGCAGCCGGCCGCCGGAAGGCCCGAACGACCCCGACTTCCCGTTCAACGCCGCCTTTATCATGGACGCGCCGCCGCTATTGCCGGACGGCAGCGACCTACGCCTGGAAACGCTGCCGGGCACCCGCTGCGCGGTCTTCCGCCATATCGGCCCGTACCGGACGCTGTGGCAGACCTGGCAAGCCATCTACCGCGACTGGCTGCCTTCAGCCGACGTGAAGCTTCGCCACCAGCAACCATGGGAGGAGTACATGAACTCGCCGCATGACGTGCCGCCGGCCGAGCTGGTCACCGAAATCTGCGTGCCGGTGGAAGGGCCGCAAATCCAATCCTGAGTTCAACTATCCACAGCGGGCTTGTCGCGCGGCTTGAGTGCCGCCAGGCTGGCCTGCTGGAGTTCCAGCGTGCGTATGGTCATCTGCAGCATGCCCACTTGCATGGACAGCCATTGCTCCACCGTGCGCAGCTCGGCGATCTTGCGGGCGCATTCTTCCTCGCTCAGCGGCGGCATGAAAGCCTGCATCCCTTCCATGGGCTTGAAGAATTGCTTGAAAAAGGCGAAGGGGTCGTTTTGATCGCTCATACGTAGGGGCTCCTCGGTTGGCAGCATTATGGCCGAGCGGAAGGGCGCGGC contains the following coding sequences:
- a CDS encoding TonB-dependent receptor gives rise to the protein MRFKQSPLALLVAGLSASLWAADAVDANAEQSIKIEGKGVFAGGKMVYEEAAKARATVTKKAIEEKTSTANAYQLIDKLPGINAHSQDGSGLFGGTLTVRGFSASQMGFTVNGAPVNDSGGYEVYPMEYVDSENLEEIFVTQGTTDNDAPHIGATGGNVGLVLQKPQDAFRLRLTQTMGMNSLYKTFARIDTGKTGPVKSFISISDSHGNKWRGEGRARRFHIDANTMWNLGGGSEISGAVMYNKMDNHFLRRARMTDWQANREYDYDAKFAGRQIRPGVADNESGLTNYFELNRNPFENYQVTLKSKFMLSNNLSLDIDPYFWHGKGGGSSGTTLNETSYTSGMTGCPNGRPGRDLNGDGDCLDTNVLGYTISKTVTDRPGVTARLNWAVSGHKLMAAVWYEAARHRQTRPVVAVGANGIPLDIWADESITRADGSAYNGFSGGLARNWKTNTTVTQLTLQDGFDVGDNLSFLLGVRTPRTEREAISYGAGSEAEQAAFVRERGGQGGAVSDTRRWNQVLPNISAKYAINERSHAFVAISKNAKTPANFSLFESIQDNKLVGADSRFTSRELAPEKSLNVDLGYRYQGDSFNFNGSVFLVNFKDRQSQRTDDDGTKRNYNVGDTKKRGFELEFGTSQRKGVSFYGSASFIRERLSDDFVQYVGVNRAATGTTPETRAAQVALPTAGKTMTDAPKWLLGMGANYQKGGFAAGLGAKYTGKRYGDLMNQEVVPSSTVWDLNMAYKFASIAAMKRPTVRVAVSNLFDKNYLGGIPTTQINAQKLDVNNGLRVIDPGKNVALSVAGSAPSYDIGSPRFVSVSFTADF
- the putA gene encoding bifunctional proline dehydrogenase/L-glutamate gamma-semialdehyde dehydrogenase PutA gives rise to the protein MTPLYPDLPSSLASFAGIRDNLFRDEAEAIGSLLPLARLDEQAEKAVHVRTLSLAQGVRQAASKNHFEAFLQSYGLGSEEGVALMALAEALLRIPDTNTQDQLIRDLLESRDWRRSQTATWLVSAASRALLFTDSWIDASEGRHWFDRLLRKMGEPVLRSAMKAGMKVMANNFVVGETIEEALNNADKRWRYSYDMLGEAALTNADAEAYFRAYHEAIAALGRREDKQQGFARQSISVKLSAIHPRYEFAQLERVQTELYGRLLDLAQAAAKADLVFSIDAEESERLEISLWLYERLLREPSLKNWRGLGLVVQAYQKRAPFVIDWLAELAADTGRVLPIRLVKGAYWDSEIKRAQQNGLAGYPVYTRKHHTDVAYLACARKLLDHGPERFYPQFASHNAQTLSWIVEATRNRGNSFEIQRLHGMGEALHSQIHEREGVASRVYAPVGRFHALLPYLVRRLLENGANSSFVHQLADTRVPLESIADNPAQTVARQAVTPGVKAPCDVFAPRRNSQGFAMTDIVTLEPLRQRLAALESGTFHATPIVGGQRPAGTGQPRVSPIDLERKIGTLVATDAAAVAKALDLADAAQDGWADQAPTARAALLEKAADLLEARQDEFLWLLSREAGKTLPDALGELREAVDYCRFYAHEARRLMGAAIALPGVTGESNELRLSGRGPFIAIAPWNFPLAIFLGQITAALAAGNTVIAKPSRRTPLIGMRAIEALLDAGIPADVLHYLPGESGGLSDKLLGDPRVAGVAFTGSTGAAWKINRTLAARDSSIASLIAETGGLNAMIADSSAHVEQLIIDVLMSAFNSAGQRCSALRILLVQDDIADQVIERLGLAMQELRMGDPLQLATDVGPTIDTLSQRDLQAYCDKLAGTARLVGRTPQPAELSGGCFFAPHAFEVALDQLPTFETFGPVLHIARFKGDQLADAVHRVNKLGFGLTMGVHTRLDSTVETVRKLAKVGNLYINRNQIGAVVGSQPFGGEGLSGTGFKAGGPHYLLRFACERTVTINTAAVGGNVKLMAGGEGEHA
- a CDS encoding alkaline phosphatase D family protein encodes the protein MKMQYLLLCAALGLGAQAAELAAGPMAGPPSMRGVTLWLQADGAARAAIEYWPEDSQASKRRSAPVTLDASEQFAGKISLFGLEPGRRYGYRVVLNDKPAGKQTYRFATQELWQWRKDAPDFTVLAGSCNYGNEPGYDRPGKPYGDHHLTVFKTMAAQNPDLTLWLGDNLYYREVDFSPEGMAYRWQRDRSQGYLQPLLQLGAHAAIWDDHDYGPNDANSSFVLKGESLKLQKRYWANPSYGLPETPGVFTTFSFNDVDFFMLDDRYWRDDNRFPDAADKAMFGREQMRWLKNALLASTAPFKVIAGGTQLMNKSGQSDSWHDFPVERDDFIEFLNKTKLEGVLFLSGDVHRSELTKVERSGAYPLYDLTCSPMTSGIYVDKRQSERANLVPGTSVMGERNFCQLRFEGSKAERRLLLRVYNDKGELKWEKPLSRKELTYQ
- the lrp gene encoding leucine-responsive transcriptional regulator Lrp, coding for MNNGLDRIDRKILRELQEDGRIANIDLAKRIGLSPTACLERVKRLTRDAYILGYGARLNPEKLDAGLLVFVEVLLDRTTPEVFERFKLAVTDRPEVQECHLVAGGFDYLVKARVRDMKAYRDFLGNTLLSLPGVRETHTYAVMEEVKHATSIHIPG
- a CDS encoding methyl-accepting chemotaxis protein, producing MFDFKSISLKLNLLFVAIVTLVLAASGAYNYHRTESDLLGQRQAAIANILDRLSLSLPVAVWNFDATQAESIVRSEINRSFVRGISVSAEDKVFLSLRHDMAGKIESGPIKTLDNDVRRAADLRYTANGATRSVGRVDLFVSNADIVQQLQSRLLFIVGQIVVVDIILILSLLLALRSLVIRPLQRVNGALAAIATGQLKAPPVVEGRDEIGQLAAAVTNMSNTLASVIGKVRNSTELVSDAAAQISGAAMSLSASSSSQAASVEETSASMEQVTASVTQNTENARATDGIAMQNVVQAESGGDAVRRTVLAMNQIAQKIGIVDEIAYQTNMLALNAAIEAARAGVHGKGFAVVAQEVRKLAERSQSAAREIGELANESVVMANQAGELFVVMVPSIRKTAALVQEISAASSDQTNGIEQIHAGITQISFSMQSNAAAAEELSATATAMTDQAAELREMVAYFKT